One part of the Solanum dulcamara chromosome 3, daSolDulc1.2, whole genome shotgun sequence genome encodes these proteins:
- the LOC129882868 gene encoding uncharacterized protein LOC129882868, translated as MQRAIMSAIPLPFQYTHSLKHLFSLYPFQKPLIQVFSQPRKITTTARRLFSLKPLSVSSPIRNCGDEKIDPRYLSCSMPHKNPLKVAVLVSGGVDSSVALRLLHAAGHSCTAFYLKIWFQEDFENFWSECPWEDDLKYAKAVCDQVDVPLEVVHLTDEYWNNVVSYIIEEYKCGRTPNPDVLCNTRIKFGAFMDAISGMEFDFVASGHYAKIVHASTAQLDEPSILELSKDMVKDQTYFLSHLSQAQLKRLIFPLGCIQKDEVRMLAKSFNLPNQDRKDSQGICFLGKIKFSEFVARHIGESEGIILEAENGDYLGNHRGFWFYTIGQRQGLRLPGGPWYVVEKDIKNNVVYVSRNYFSVDKKRRLFRVGSLKWLSGLLTRQINELQCKVRHGPGFYNCSLVMEVDQHGQEVAVVRLSGDDQGLAAGQFAAFYDGRTCIGSGIILESWDDQGYPICERALEIARMEDKSKLGKPVKIMVKPEPSVTTI; from the exons ATGCAACGGGCAATCATGTCAGCAATTCCTCTACCCTTTCAATATACACATTCTCTCAAGCACTTGTTCTCCCTTTACCCTTTCCAAAAGCCCCTTATCCAGGTTTTCTCTCAGCCAAGAAAGATTACAACTACTGCAAGACGACTGTTTTCGCTGAAACCCCTTTCAGTTTCATCCCCAATCAGGAATTGTGGGGATGAAAAAATCGATCCCAGATACTTATCTTGCTCGATGCCTCACAAGAATCCTCTCAAAGTGGCGGTTTTGGTTAGTGGCGGCGTTGATAGTAGCGTGGCTCTTCGGCTACTTCATGCTGCTGGACATTCCTGCACTGCTTTCTATCTCAAGATTTGGTTTCAA GAGGACTTTGAGAACTTTTGGTCTGAATGCCCATGGGAGGATGACTTGAAATATGCGAAGGCTGTTTGTGACCAG GTTGATGTACCATTGGAAGTTGTCCATTTGACCGATGAATATTGGAATAATGTG GTGTCATATATCATTGAGGAGTACAAATGTGGCAGGACTCCAAATCCAGATGTCCTTTGTAATACTAGAATAAAATTTG GTGCTTTTATGGATGCCATTAGTGGAATGGAATTTGACTTTGTTGCTTCAGGACATTATGCAAAGATTGTCCATGCATCTACTGCACAGCtagacgaaccttctatcttgGAATTGTCAAAAGATATG GTCAAGGACCAAACCTACTTCCTTTCTCATCTCTCACAGGCTCAGCTTAAACGACTTATTTTCCCACTTGGATGTATACAAAAG GATGAAGTCCGCATGCTTGCTAAGTCATTTAATCTACCAAACCAAGACAGGAAGGATTCACAAGGAATATGTTTTCTCGGCAAG ATAAAATTCAGTGAATTTGTTGCTAGACACATTGGAGAATCAGAAGGTATTATATTGGAAGCAGAGAATGGAGATTATCTTGGAAACCACCGTGGCTTTTGGTTCTATACTATTGGCCAGCGCCAAGGTTTACGTCTTCCTGGAGGGCCCTG GTATGTTGTGGAGAaggatattaaaaataatgttgtCTATGTATCAAGAAATTATTTCTCTGTTGACAAGAAAAGACGGTTATTTCGCGTTGGATCCTTGAAATGGCTCAGTGGTTTACTTACTAGACAAATCAATGAGCTTCAATGCAAG GTTCGTCATGGTCCTGGTTTTTACAACTGCAGCTTGGTCATGGAAGTTGATCAACATGGCCAGGAAGTTGCAGTTGTCAGGTTATCTGGAGATGATCAGGGTTTGGCAGCTGGACAGTTTGCGGCCTTTTATGATGGAAGGACTTGTATTGGTTCTGGCATAATACTAGAGTCATGGGATGATCAGGGATATCCTATTTGTGAGAGGGCTCTTGAAATTGCTCGAATGGAAGATAAATCAAAGCTCGGGAAACCAGTCAAGATAATGGTAAAACCAGAGCCTAGTGTTACTACAATCTGA